The proteins below come from a single Halothiobacillus neapolitanus c2 genomic window:
- a CDS encoding TadE family protein — MMNTRTLIHRQRGQGLVEAVIVLPVFGLFLLGIFQGILLYHAKTTLDYAAFMAARSGAMNFAQKNAMIDGLARGLMPLYAHQTGGSAVVAAYTKAKADIQLGQSTAITIISPTKAAFTDWQETQYDGVAAIPNDSLPFRGSAIGTKSHMTVQDANLLKIKVTYQYPLIVPVIDRLIGHLDVARTAIAGHPVYSLDIQAQATELMQTPIHDPNLLPDGTSGNGGGTSGGGNPAPTPTPNPAPTPNPTPSPNPTPSPTPPPGHVCI, encoded by the coding sequence ATGATGAACACGCGCACCTTAATTCATCGCCAGCGCGGTCAGGGGCTGGTAGAGGCCGTGATCGTCCTGCCCGTATTCGGCCTGTTTTTACTGGGGATATTCCAGGGCATTTTGTTGTACCACGCAAAGACTACGCTGGATTACGCGGCATTCATGGCCGCCCGCAGTGGCGCAATGAACTTTGCCCAAAAGAACGCCATGATCGATGGACTCGCGCGTGGACTGATGCCGCTTTATGCCCATCAGACCGGTGGTAGTGCCGTAGTTGCAGCGTACACCAAAGCCAAGGCGGACATCCAGTTGGGGCAGTCAACCGCAATCACCATCATCAGCCCGACCAAAGCGGCATTCACCGACTGGCAAGAAACCCAATACGATGGCGTGGCCGCCATTCCCAACGACAGCCTGCCTTTCCGAGGCAGTGCCATTGGCACAAAAAGCCACATGACGGTGCAAGATGCCAACCTGCTCAAAATCAAAGTGACCTATCAATACCCTTTGATCGTCCCCGTGATTGATCGCCTGATCGGCCACTTGGACGTGGCGCGAACGGCTATCGCCGGACACCCCGTCTATAGCCTCGATATTCAGGCGCAGGCCACCGAGCTCATGCAGACCCCGATTCACGATCCCAATCTGTTGCCGGATGGCACGAGTGGTAATGGCGGCGGCACGTCGGGCGGCGGGAATCCAGCACCAACACCGACGCCTAATCCAGCACCAACACCAAATCCAACGCCGTCACCAAATCCAACGCCGTCACCAACGCCGCCGCCTGGGCATGTTTGTATCTAG
- a CDS encoding ankyrin repeat domain-containing protein → MHFKFLSTLGKCLSVLGAATLALTITACGGASSGTSITNTVWSASMMKNTAQASDQTGEPFRLNGRSAASVFSDSKVAELANAACDGAATRVKPLVQAGADVNGQGTQRITPLIWAMSCHNYAGISALLEQGANPNLPMAGGETAVYLAAGGSDPKILPLLLDHGGNPKVMKVFDHINNRVAYESPLFNAAQMDRFENVKLLVTRGANVYFIRHPIPGCPVCGLTPLDVSKAEIAIYLIRHSPDNKVRLQRYADLWYEYSQLTSEEQRKRAPDDYQTIAELLQLLAERGVVPKDHNGIAPPPSGSSEPQTKKDANQAKLDAFLKQREAEGNPCANGRAKLGTDGAPRCARLDPGAISATEWHQVKALSGVATQAGNKAPALYVFFDPNCPPCAQLWQSRVSGKPFGDVPAVWIPVAYYSADSLGKAAAILRQGDRAALERNFGAGYNVTKESGGITPVQPTRAESRHIAESRALWKDLGGGTPMLVFQTANGKRIRFMGFPQNHLSTLETIVQSLKQPKSKQPKLTPYKP, encoded by the coding sequence ATGCACTTCAAATTTCTGTCTACTCTGGGTAAATGCCTGTCGGTGCTTGGTGCCGCTACCCTTGCGCTAACAATCACGGCCTGTGGTGGCGCATCCTCAGGCACAAGTATCACGAACACAGTCTGGTCGGCAAGCATGATGAAAAATACAGCTCAGGCCAGTGATCAGACCGGTGAACCCTTTCGTCTGAACGGGCGTAGTGCGGCATCGGTATTTTCTGATTCCAAGGTGGCCGAGCTGGCAAACGCGGCCTGCGACGGCGCGGCTACCAGGGTCAAACCATTGGTGCAAGCCGGTGCGGATGTCAATGGCCAAGGCACGCAGCGGATTACCCCATTGATTTGGGCCATGAGTTGCCATAACTATGCGGGGATTAGTGCCTTGCTCGAGCAAGGGGCCAATCCCAATCTACCGATGGCGGGCGGCGAGACGGCGGTGTACCTCGCCGCAGGGGGCAGCGATCCTAAAATTCTTCCTTTGCTGCTGGATCATGGTGGCAATCCCAAGGTTATGAAGGTTTTTGACCACATCAACAATCGGGTCGCCTATGAGTCGCCTTTGTTCAATGCAGCACAAATGGATCGCTTTGAAAATGTGAAACTGCTCGTGACCCGTGGGGCGAATGTCTACTTCATCAGACACCCCATTCCGGGGTGTCCCGTCTGCGGATTAACCCCGCTGGATGTATCTAAGGCTGAAATAGCGATATACCTTATTCGGCACAGCCCGGACAACAAGGTGCGTTTGCAACGATATGCCGATCTTTGGTACGAGTATAGCCAGTTAACCTCGGAAGAACAGCGCAAGAGAGCGCCTGATGATTACCAAACCATAGCCGAATTGCTGCAACTGCTTGCTGAACGCGGCGTGGTGCCGAAAGATCACAATGGTATAGCACCGCCCCCATCCGGTTCGTCAGAGCCGCAGACCAAAAAAGATGCTAACCAGGCAAAACTCGATGCCTTCTTGAAGCAGCGGGAAGCCGAAGGCAATCCCTGCGCTAATGGCAGGGCGAAACTGGGTACCGATGGTGCGCCAAGGTGCGCCAGACTAGATCCCGGGGCGATCAGCGCAACTGAATGGCATCAGGTAAAGGCCCTAAGTGGCGTAGCCACCCAAGCGGGGAATAAGGCACCGGCCTTGTACGTGTTCTTTGATCCGAACTGCCCACCCTGTGCGCAATTATGGCAAAGCCGGGTTTCGGGCAAACCCTTCGGCGACGTACCTGCCGTATGGATTCCCGTGGCCTATTACTCGGCCGACAGCCTCGGCAAGGCGGCGGCCATTTTGCGCCAAGGGGATCGAGCCGCACTGGAGCGCAACTTTGGCGCAGGATACAACGTCACAAAAGAATCGGGCGGCATCACCCCGGTACAACCAACCCGTGCAGAATCGCGCCACATCGCAGAATCCCGCGCACTGTGGAAGGATCTTGGCGGCGGGACGCCCATGCTCGTCTTCCAAACCGCCAATGGCAAACGCATTCGCTTTATGGGATTTCCTCAAAACCACCTCTCAACACTTGAGACCATCGTGCAGTCTTTGAAACAACCCAAGTCCAAGCAGCCGAAGTTGACACCCTACAAACCTTAG
- a CDS encoding DUF192 domain-containing protein, whose amino-acid sequence MKAGVIYRHEQPIVPMAWRADQPWSRLRGLLGRPPLTERGSQALWLVPCGGVHTFGMAYALDIVFLDRKGQIIDWFERLEPWHMRHCTGAYQTVEFAAGSLNWLNPEQGETWQWRST is encoded by the coding sequence GTGAAAGCCGGTGTGATTTATCGTCATGAGCAACCGATCGTGCCCATGGCTTGGCGTGCGGATCAACCGTGGAGCCGGCTGCGCGGGCTTCTTGGTCGCCCGCCCTTGACAGAACGCGGCAGCCAGGCGCTGTGGCTCGTTCCCTGCGGGGGAGTCCATACATTTGGAATGGCCTATGCCTTGGACATTGTTTTTTTAGATCGAAAAGGACAAATCATCGACTGGTTTGAGCGGCTGGAACCCTGGCACATGCGCCACTGCACGGGTGCATACCAAACCGTTGAATTTGCAGCAGGCAGCCTCAATTGGCTGAACCCGGAACAAGGAGAGACATGGCAATGGCGCAGCACATAA
- a CDS encoding tetratricopeptide repeat protein, protein MAQHIKFDTIIPILITSLLLSACATQPHKELSEVMRLQQQAQTNYNEGDLTQAQSDYLELTRVLPGDESNWFHLANTYARAGQLELAVNAYRHVLAHDATHAKAWHNLGVVLMQQSQAAFIQSARHAKADPEVQRASLNMGQALEALIHPSSPPASKQIAYPPPPVTDIEAPPPGAVRAP, encoded by the coding sequence ATGGCGCAGCACATAAAATTCGATACGATCATTCCCATTCTGATAACCAGCCTGCTTCTTTCTGCCTGCGCCACGCAGCCGCATAAAGAGCTTTCGGAGGTAATGAGGCTGCAGCAGCAGGCACAAACCAACTATAACGAAGGAGATTTGACACAGGCACAGTCCGACTATCTTGAGCTCACTCGTGTCTTGCCGGGAGATGAGTCCAATTGGTTCCATCTTGCTAATACCTACGCACGGGCCGGGCAATTGGAATTGGCTGTGAACGCATATCGTCACGTGTTAGCGCACGATGCGACCCATGCCAAAGCCTGGCACAACCTCGGTGTTGTGCTGATGCAGCAATCGCAGGCCGCGTTCATTCAAAGTGCACGCCACGCCAAAGCCGATCCAGAGGTACAACGCGCGAGCCTGAATATGGGGCAAGCGCTTGAAGCGCTCATTCATCCGTCAAGTCCACCCGCATCAAAACAAATCGCATACCCGCCGCCCCCCGTCACCGATATCGAAGCACCGCCACCCGGCGCTGTTCGAGCACCTTGA
- a CDS encoding lipase family protein, which translates to MMKFKFTYLRYQLIFWVTLILFVMPTPYLAEANQDAANIQANPDLCSTHLCFTSKADRDEFWQENNCTSKSCQIASNVCGQEEVREGYTLLQIKQRLDKINAGLADPKQSASCASQKPQIDTLINQMTNALISNDVYSDSPQGYLPKGIERIPNNDAAKLAGLHLSPDDLVDEKSKFFASVYYNQNTKQYIVANRGTVFDQALNLFAGDNSVITDVKQALGYPTTQFDTDATNLANNIALAKSRNVVFTGHSLGGGLAALEATIIGGTAMTFDAGGVSNSTLARNNKENKQAKHIDNFYTEGEVLNQIQGKNLKDALACALKNEPIRTNLILSYLAHLAGAPDKDQAMSVPLPRAMGNQNAIPLTTWDAGYYTDNPDSLDSFQNRPGKTNSEQLAQPKTGTCLSDIIREGGYHSMDHVIFGLNYQLSQLLCH; encoded by the coding sequence ATGATGAAATTTAAATTCACCTATCTACGTTACCAGTTAATTTTTTGGGTCACGCTGATCCTATTCGTCATGCCGACTCCCTATTTGGCAGAGGCAAACCAAGACGCTGCAAATATTCAAGCGAATCCAGATCTATGTTCCACCCACCTCTGTTTTACGAGCAAAGCAGATCGTGATGAGTTTTGGCAGGAAAACAATTGCACATCAAAATCTTGCCAGATTGCATCCAATGTTTGCGGTCAAGAGGAGGTACGCGAGGGCTACACTCTTTTGCAAATCAAGCAACGGCTAGACAAGATCAACGCCGGTTTAGCGGACCCCAAGCAATCGGCCTCATGTGCCAGCCAAAAGCCTCAGATCGACACGCTCATCAATCAGATGACCAATGCACTGATCTCCAACGATGTTTATTCAGATAGCCCGCAAGGCTATTTGCCCAAAGGGATTGAACGCATCCCAAACAATGACGCAGCTAAACTGGCAGGCTTACACCTATCACCAGATGATCTAGTAGATGAAAAGAGTAAATTTTTTGCATCCGTATATTACAACCAAAACACAAAGCAATATATCGTTGCCAATCGGGGCACGGTTTTCGACCAGGCATTGAATCTTTTTGCAGGTGATAACTCCGTGATCACCGATGTAAAACAAGCTCTGGGTTACCCAACGACTCAATTTGACACCGACGCGACGAATCTTGCCAACAATATTGCTCTCGCAAAAAGTCGCAATGTTGTTTTCACAGGCCATTCGCTGGGCGGAGGGTTGGCGGCGCTGGAAGCCACCATTATCGGCGGAACGGCAATGACCTTCGATGCAGGAGGCGTGTCGAATAGTACTTTGGCAAGAAATAATAAAGAGAATAAACAAGCCAAACACATCGATAATTTCTATACGGAGGGTGAAGTTCTCAACCAGATACAGGGGAAAAATCTCAAAGATGCTTTGGCCTGTGCTTTAAAGAACGAACCCATCAGAACCAATTTGATTTTGAGTTATCTGGCACACCTCGCAGGTGCGCCAGATAAAGATCAGGCGATGTCGGTGCCACTACCCAGGGCCATGGGCAATCAAAATGCAATCCCACTAACAACCTGGGATGCCGGTTACTATACAGATAACCCAGATAGTCTTGATTCCTTCCAAAACAGGCCAGGTAAAACCAACTCGGAGCAACTGGCTCAGCCGAAAACCGGCACCTGCCTGTCGGATATCATACGGGAGGGAGGGTATCACTCGATGGATCACGTCATTTTCGGCTTGAATTACCAACTATCTCAATTACTCTGTCACTGA
- a CDS encoding RHS repeat-associated core domain-containing protein: MKPQVQSQSRHPASVVPDKEFITHITYNTEGQPTEVTESGFSPIDAKGRPQPTALTRTTTYTYQTIKGHSLLTQIDGPLPDGPTQSPVDSDITQFEWDRGGSHVVKLTSPLQLVARYTYDAAGRISAVTDPDGITMHIDDNYFGRPEKVLRQVAGGGQGWSFQYDAQNRLIQVSRVDGSQERPQDRMAYDSAGRLLWQATALGTLKQASYDTEGHVLSGSVRTAGHEQSERYGYDDRGRLIFVSDGTGSTYRLQYTKNGQLQSVINPLGQITRLAFDVALHPVSVTTAADTRLARTVSVSRNHAEQSLTVMPALKDQQAPTVTTRTLKDDFGRIVAITSPNSGETTYRYDDDNRLIRKTNALGQARHYQYDVAGRLIRQYTTQGTGHAVPESTTTYRYTGTRLVETIDPAQTTRYGYNQWGQLTAKTVVLHSHQGTEITATTNYAYDRQGRLATKTLPDGSLLRYLRDGQGQIVSMQWRDGLSGPTRTLVSHLKRDLGGLAALTYGNGIQAKWQRSKAGVLARIVYSLPDEPGQTSQTASSDSRRVAWDHWLGWLVSPVKADEPPASSQTNSAWPGAYGIPVEPNTLWDARYLYDDLGNILAVQHQGRLVGDVTQSRYHYDMHNELIEAQYGHGSVLVRSGGSSHRKKWVAQAPKDARSWRYLLDGNANRLYVQQDSTASQPATTQTIRYQPNSQRLAGAGYDANGQIQAIDSLQIRWNAEGRLQSLWNGAHEIARYRYNATGERVAKIVDSRSGHSKETLYLYDQQRHRQAKLDAAGHILRQYFWLGDKLVAVVDYPEGRKPLGNQEPDTFNKLNQYIGYLWGGSLVHTGSGRISYLLDNHLGAPIAATDAQAQVIWRAHYGPYGQQLDVADSLVKDHFSLSLRNPGQWQDKESGLYYNDHRYYDPATGRYLSPDPLGLAGGLNAYAYVAANPIAYTDPYGLMLFAFDGTNNGAPGHLVPGNDTSNVYRFYDAYQFSSADPRYYITGIGTTYPEKHQNYRGNPRSGDGFTERLSYATADLNTFIARHNPTDTLNIDVVGFSRGAAEARAWVNQIVAQTNNGLYSFTQEGENYSACLNFRFEGLFETVPHLGWTGGDNASLNLSIPDQVQYAVQALALNENRGGPTNFNAYSIMPTPTTPNSTTPGATRIEQGFIGSHSDIGGGYGIPGTTNDKPEGDLSNVAYTWMYNQAKAAGVTELKPNTHTQVNSPILHDEVTAHIYYFGGRTIQFGDGSVVPETSARINSTGNPDKVTQDWTSSYITLNHRYRTVHPPHGGAPYTQTLPPCPEDASIIGMVDMTTYGAWLKSIGVDITSSNPSPTQQMCQ; the protein is encoded by the coding sequence GTGAAACCCCAAGTTCAAAGCCAAAGTAGACATCCAGCTAGTGTCGTGCCGGACAAGGAATTCATCACCCACATCACCTACAACACAGAAGGCCAGCCAACCGAGGTCACCGAATCGGGGTTTAGTCCGATTGACGCCAAGGGCCGTCCTCAGCCAACGGCGCTGACCCGCACCACGACCTATACCTACCAAACCATCAAGGGTCATAGCCTGCTCACACAGATCGACGGCCCCTTGCCCGATGGTCCGACCCAATCCCCCGTAGATTCGGATATTACGCAGTTTGAATGGGATAGGGGCGGTTCCCATGTCGTAAAACTCACCAGTCCGCTCCAATTGGTTGCACGCTATACCTACGACGCCGCGGGTCGTATAAGCGCCGTGACTGATCCGGACGGGATAACGATGCACATCGACGACAACTATTTCGGCCGCCCCGAAAAAGTGCTTCGTCAAGTCGCGGGCGGAGGGCAAGGTTGGTCGTTCCAATACGACGCTCAAAATCGTTTGATTCAAGTGTCCAGAGTGGACGGCAGCCAAGAGCGGCCGCAGGATCGGATGGCGTACGACAGTGCAGGGCGTCTACTGTGGCAGGCAACGGCTCTCGGAACGCTCAAACAGGCCAGCTACGACACGGAAGGCCATGTGTTGAGTGGCAGCGTTCGCACAGCGGGTCATGAACAATCCGAGCGCTATGGTTACGACGACAGGGGACGGCTGATCTTCGTAAGCGACGGTACCGGCAGTACTTATCGCCTTCAGTACACGAAAAATGGACAGCTTCAATCCGTCATCAACCCGCTCGGACAGATCACCCGGCTGGCATTCGATGTCGCGTTACACCCCGTCTCAGTTACCACCGCGGCAGATACGCGCTTGGCGCGCACCGTGTCCGTCAGCCGGAATCATGCAGAACAATCCCTTACGGTGATGCCTGCATTGAAAGATCAACAGGCGCCCACCGTCACTACGCGCACATTAAAAGATGATTTTGGCCGAATCGTCGCCATAACGAGCCCGAACAGCGGCGAAACTACTTACCGCTATGATGACGATAATCGCCTGATCCGGAAAACCAATGCGCTGGGGCAGGCTCGGCATTACCAATACGATGTTGCCGGTCGCCTGATTCGTCAGTACACCACACAAGGGACTGGTCACGCTGTTCCCGAGTCGACAACGACCTACCGTTACACCGGCACCCGGCTGGTTGAAACCATTGATCCGGCACAGACCACCCGATATGGCTACAACCAATGGGGGCAATTGACGGCAAAAACGGTTGTTCTGCATTCGCATCAAGGCACCGAGATCACGGCCACGACAAACTACGCTTATGACCGGCAGGGGCGCCTGGCGACAAAAACACTCCCCGACGGTAGTCTGCTTCGCTACCTTCGGGATGGTCAGGGACAGATTGTGTCCATGCAATGGCGCGATGGACTATCTGGCCCCACACGAACGCTTGTTTCGCACCTGAAACGCGATCTGGGTGGGTTGGCTGCACTCACCTATGGCAACGGCATTCAAGCCAAATGGCAACGCAGCAAGGCGGGTGTTCTGGCGAGGATTGTCTACAGCTTGCCTGACGAACCGGGGCAAACCAGTCAAACGGCCAGTAGCGATTCCAGGCGAGTGGCGTGGGATCACTGGTTGGGTTGGCTCGTGAGCCCGGTCAAAGCGGACGAACCACCGGCAAGCAGCCAAACGAACAGCGCCTGGCCCGGCGCCTATGGCATTCCGGTTGAGCCAAACACCCTCTGGGATGCGCGATATCTCTATGACGATCTCGGTAATATTCTGGCTGTTCAACATCAGGGCCGTCTGGTTGGCGATGTAACCCAATCCCGTTACCACTATGATATGCATAATGAATTGATTGAAGCTCAATACGGCCACGGTTCCGTTCTTGTCCGCTCCGGTGGTTCATCACACCGTAAGAAATGGGTTGCTCAAGCGCCCAAAGACGCCAGAAGTTGGCGCTACCTGCTCGACGGCAATGCCAATCGCCTGTACGTGCAGCAAGACAGCACGGCAAGCCAACCGGCAACAACCCAAACCATTCGCTATCAGCCAAACAGCCAGCGTCTAGCGGGTGCTGGCTACGATGCCAACGGGCAAATCCAAGCTATCGATTCGCTGCAAATCCGCTGGAACGCAGAAGGTCGGCTGCAAAGCCTCTGGAATGGAGCGCATGAAATTGCCCGATATCGTTATAACGCCACGGGCGAACGAGTGGCCAAAATTGTTGATTCCCGTTCCGGCCACAGCAAAGAAACGCTGTACCTCTACGACCAGCAACGTCACCGTCAGGCAAAACTGGATGCCGCCGGGCATATCCTGCGCCAGTACTTCTGGCTGGGTGACAAACTGGTCGCCGTAGTCGACTACCCGGAGGGTAGAAAACCATTGGGTAATCAAGAGCCCGATACATTCAATAAGCTCAACCAGTACATCGGCTATCTCTGGGGCGGCAGTCTTGTTCACACCGGTTCAGGCCGCATCAGCTATTTGCTCGACAACCACCTAGGCGCCCCGATCGCCGCCACCGATGCCCAGGCGCAGGTCATCTGGCGTGCGCACTATGGCCCCTATGGTCAGCAACTTGATGTTGCGGATAGCTTGGTCAAAGATCATTTCAGCTTATCCCTGCGCAACCCGGGGCAATGGCAGGATAAGGAAAGCGGCCTCTATTACAACGACCACCGCTACTACGACCCGGCAACGGGGCGCTACCTCAGCCCCGATCCCCTGGGGTTGGCCGGCGGCTTGAATGCCTACGCCTATGTGGCCGCCAATCCCATCGCATATACCGATCCTTATGGATTGATGCTGTTTGCCTTCGATGGCACCAACAATGGCGCCCCGGGTCATCTGGTTCCCGGTAATGACACGAGTAACGTCTACCGTTTTTATGATGCGTATCAGTTCAGTAGTGCTGATCCTAGGTATTACATAACCGGCATCGGCACCACCTATCCCGAGAAACATCAGAACTATCGGGGCAATCCGAGAAGTGGAGACGGGTTCACTGAGCGACTTAGTTACGCTACTGCCGACTTAAACACATTTATAGCTAGGCACAACCCAACCGATACGCTCAATATCGATGTGGTCGGTTTCAGCCGGGGGGCGGCCGAAGCGCGTGCTTGGGTCAATCAGATCGTCGCCCAAACCAACAATGGCTTATACAGTTTCACTCAAGAGGGCGAGAATTACAGCGCCTGCCTGAACTTCCGTTTTGAAGGCTTGTTCGAAACCGTGCCGCACCTGGGGTGGACAGGCGGTGATAATGCGTCGCTCAACCTATCCATTCCCGATCAGGTACAGTATGCCGTTCAGGCCCTGGCCCTGAATGAAAACCGCGGCGGCCCGACGAACTTCAACGCCTATTCCATTATGCCCACCCCGACGACACCCAACAGCACGACACCCGGTGCCACCCGCATCGAACAAGGGTTTATCGGTAGCCATTCGGATATTGGCGGCGGCTATGGCATCCCGGGGACTACAAACGACAAGCCTGAGGGCGATCTTTCCAATGTCGCGTATACCTGGATGTACAACCAGGCCAAGGCGGCAGGGGTGACGGAGTTGAAACCAAACACGCATACTCAAGTGAATAGTCCCATCCTGCACGATGAAGTCACCGCACATATCTACTACTTCGGCGGTCGAACCATACAGTTCGGTGACGGCAGTGTGGTTCCTGAAACCAGTGCCCGGATCAACAGCACGGGCAACCCGGACAAGGTGACTCAGGACTGGACCTCGTCCTACATCACCCTGAACCACCGGTACAGAACGGTGCACCCTCCTCATGGTGGTGCCCCGTATACCCAGACCTTGCCGCCATGCCCTGAAGATGCATCGATCATCGGCATGGTCGATATGACGACCTATGGCGCCTGGCTCAAGAGTATTGGCGTCGATATCACCTCCAGCAATCCCTCACCCACCCAACAGATGTGCCAATAA
- a CDS encoding TadE family protein, whose amino-acid sequence MEAVIVLPVFGLFLLGIFQGILLYRAKTTLDYAAFMAARSGAMNFAQKNAMIDGLARGLMPLYAHQTGGGAVVAAYTKAKADIQLGQSAAITIISPTKAAFTDWQETQYDGVAAIPNDSLPFRGSAIGAKSHMTVQDANLLKIKVTYQYPLIVPVIDRLIGHLDVARTAIAGHPVYSLDIQAQATELMQTPIHDPNLLPSGTGGNGGGTSGGGNPAPTPAPTPLPTPAPTPNPAPTPNPAPSPVPSPPDHICI is encoded by the coding sequence ATAGAGGCCGTGATCGTCCTGCCCGTATTCGGTCTGTTTTTACTGGGGATATTCCAGGGCATTTTGCTGTACCGCGCAAAGACCACGCTGGATTACGCCGCATTCATGGCCGCACGCAGTGGCGCAATGAACTTTGCCCAAAAGAACGCCATGATCGACGGACTCGCGCGTGGCCTGATGCCGCTTTATGCCCATCAGACCGGTGGTGGTGCCGTAGTTGCAGCGTACACCAAAGCCAAGGCGGACATCCAGTTGGGGCAGTCAGCCGCAATCACCATCATCAGCCCGACCAAAGCGGCATTCACCGACTGGCAAGAAACCCAATACGATGGCGTGGCCGCCATTCCCAACGACAGCCTGCCTTTTCGAGGCAGTGCCATCGGCGCAAAAAGCCACATGACCGTGCAAGATGCCAACCTGCTCAAAATCAAAGTGACCTATCAATACCCGTTGATCGTTCCTGTGATTGATCGCCTGATCGGTCACCTGGACGTGGCGCGAACAGCTATCGCCGGGCACCCCGTCTATAGCCTCGATATTCAGGCGCAGGCCACCGAGCTCATGCAGACCCCGATTCACGATCCCAATCTGTTGCCTTCCGGCACGGGTGGCAATGGCGGCGGCACGTCGGGCGGCGGGAATCCGGCTCCGACACCAGCGCCCACGCCATTACCTACACCAGCGCCAACACCTAATCCAGCGCCAACACCTAATCCAGCGCCGTCACCCGTACCGTCACCACCCGACCATATCTGTATTTGA
- a CDS encoding lysozyme gives MKRNVSIDKGKAPHKVAVVLILVLVGCNSGSSQSQSITNPPNTPDSTLPPYQPLNQPGQITTSHVLISPLASPRGKPKKACANACLAIPPGKTQAQVIEDFEAQNNCVICPPIAEMSVSVNYLNAMLPTFEGYVPQYYNDSKCNCTAGVGHLVQHGQCPANLAAPGKQKTPQATDACVKNTWWKSPKAFPGASISQAQITSWEKEDIAWAENRARNLFANAHITHVTQNEFDGLVDLIYNGGLYKSYHIAAYIKAGDFEAAIKSNTRRGNNNHLPVNRVEFENSGLAQGELCK, from the coding sequence ATGAAAAGGAACGTTTCAATAGATAAAGGGAAAGCGCCTCATAAAGTTGCCGTAGTTCTTATCTTGGTGCTGGTGGGGTGTAACTCGGGATCCAGCCAATCACAATCCATTACCAACCCGCCGAATACACCGGACTCGACGTTACCGCCTTATCAACCACTCAATCAACCGGGGCAGATAACTACATCACACGTACTCATTTCACCCTTGGCGAGTCCCAGAGGTAAGCCGAAAAAGGCTTGTGCGAATGCTTGTCTCGCGATACCTCCAGGCAAAACTCAGGCGCAGGTTATCGAGGATTTTGAAGCGCAAAACAATTGTGTTATATGCCCGCCGATAGCAGAGATGTCGGTCTCCGTAAACTATCTTAACGCCATGCTCCCAACGTTCGAGGGCTATGTGCCCCAGTACTATAACGACAGTAAGTGCAATTGCACTGCAGGTGTGGGGCATCTTGTCCAGCATGGCCAGTGCCCCGCCAATCTGGCAGCGCCGGGAAAACAGAAGACCCCGCAAGCGACCGATGCCTGCGTCAAGAACACTTGGTGGAAAAGCCCCAAAGCCTTCCCGGGCGCCAGCATCAGTCAAGCGCAGATCACATCATGGGAAAAAGAGGATATTGCGTGGGCAGAGAATAGAGCAAGAAACTTGTTTGCCAATGCACATATCACCCATGTCACGCAAAACGAGTTCGATGGGCTGGTTGATTTAATATACAATGGCGGATTATATAAAAGCTATCATATCGCAGCTTATATCAAAGCTGGGGATTTCGAAGCTGCCATCAAATCGAATACCAGACGTGGCAATAACAACCATCTTCCAGTGAATAGGGTTGAATTTGAAAACAGCGGACTTGCCCAGGGAGAGTTGTGCAAATGA